The Gemmatimonadaceae bacterium DNA segment CCATCGCTTCGTTCGCGGGCTGCAGCCTGATCCTTCCATCCTTCTCGCGGTAGAGCTTCTTCACCGTCGCCGACGTTCCGTCAATCAGCGCGATGACCATCTCGCCGTTGTCGGCGCTCTGCCGCTCGTTGACGATGACAAAATCCCCATCGCGGATCTGCTCGTCGATCATCGAGTTGCCGCGGACACGGAGTACATAATGATTCCCGCCGCGGCGCACGAAATCGTCGGGAACCGAGATCATCTCCTGCGACTGGATCGCCTCGATCGGCATGCCCGCCGCAACCGAACCCATCAGCGGTAGCTGAAGCGCGCGCGGATAAATATCCGATGGAAGCACTTCGATCGCGCGGCTCTCATTGTATTCGCGCTTGATGTAGCCCTTGCGCTCCAGGTTGCTCAAGTGCTCGTGGACAGTCGCCAGCGAGCTGTAGTTGAAGCGCGCGGCAATCTCCTCGAAGCTGGGGGCGTAGCCGTTCTCGCCCGAATACTCTGTGAGGTAAGTAAGTATCTCACGCTGGCGCTTGGTGACCGACATATCTTTCCCGTGATGAAGGGTCCTGAGTAAGCCCGGCAGCCAAACCGAACATTTGCCGAATTCGAAGATTATCCGAACAACTCCCGAAGCGCAAGGAGATTCGGCGTGGAAGCCTCCCGCCGGAACCCTCGGCGAACTCGTACGCCTGGCATGGCAGCGGGTCGCCCGTCTGGAGAGCGGCGCCGGCGCGATAGACAGCGAGGCCACGGTACACCTTGCCAGGCCTTCCCTGCGCCATGCCCTCACTGGAGCACACGTCGGCGTGATCGCCGAGATCAAGCGCAGCTCGCCGTCGAGGGGAGCGATCAATCCCGGGCTCGACAGCGCGCGGCAAGCGCGCGCGTATTCCGATGGCGGTGCGGTGGCGATATCGGTTCTCACCGAGCCTTCGGCTTTCGGTGGAAGCGACGAAGACCTCGGTATCGTGCGCTCGGCCGTCGGTGTGCCGCTTCTCAGGAAAGACTTTCACGTCAGCGAATCACAACTCGTCGAGGCGCGTCGGCTCGGCGCGTCGGCGGCGCTCGTGATCGTCAGAGCCATCGAACCATCCCGGCTTCGATCGCTTGCGCAAGCCGCGCGTGATGTGTCGCTCGAGCTTGTCTTCGAGATTCGCGATGAGATTGAGCTCGATCGGGCGCTCGGCGCCGGCGCCGAAATCATCGGCGTGAACAATCGCAATCTCGAGACGCTCGAGATTGATCCGCACACGGTGAAGAGGATCGTGCCGCTGATCCCGCCCGAATGTGTGGCAATCGCGGAAAGCGGGTATTCGACGCGCGATCAGGTCGTGGAGGCGGCGCGGGCCGGCGCCGACGCGGTCCTCGTCGGGTCGTCGGTATCCGCATCGCCCGATCCGGCTGCGGCCGTGGGGGCACTTGCCGACGTGCCAAGACGTCCGCGTACCCGGTGAGCCCGACACCCACAGCGCCACAATGACGAAGATCAAGTTCTGCGGGATCACCCGCCCTGTAGATGCCGAGGTCGCGGCGTCGCTCGGCGCTTCACACGCCGGTGTGATCTTCGCCGAGAGTCCGAGGCGCGTGACTCCGCTCCGTGCACGGGAGATCTTTGCATCAGCCGGACAGCTGAAGCGGGTTGGCGTCTTCGGCCACGCCAACGCTGGAGAAGCTCTACGGGCAGCGCGCGATGCCGAGCTGGACGTGATGCAGTTGCACGGGTCGTTCGGGCCGGATGACCTCGCGCGGATGCGCGACGATTTCGAGGGCGAGCTATGGCCCGTGGTCGCGATCGACGAATCGCACGGAGCTCTGCCGCCCGGGTGGGACGAACTTGTGGATGTCGCCGACGCGATCCTGCTCGATACGAGGGTGCGGGGCGCGAGCGGCGGCACAGGCCGCACCTTCGACTGGATGGCGATCGCGCCGAAGATCCGCGACGCGGGACTCCTCGTTCCAACCGTCCTCGCCGGCGGATTGACCCCTCTGAACGTGGGCGCCGCAATAGCCGCCCTGGCCCCGGCGATAGTGGACGTCTCATCGGGCGTGGAAGCGGCACCGGGGATAAAGGATGCCGCTCTGATGCGCGCTTTTGCCGATGCGGTACGTTCCGCGTCTATAGTATGACAGGCTTTGCCGGCCAGCCATGAATTCAATGACCTCGATGCGATCAAACGACAGATTCGGAGAGTACGGGGGACGTTATGTCCCCGAGACGCTCATTCCCGCTCTCGACGAGCTGGACGCGGCGTTCGACAGCGCCATGGCGGATCCATCCTTCGTCCGGTCCGTGGACGAAATGCTGTCCACCTATGTCGGGCGACCGTCGCCTCTCAGCAGCGCGCCGCGTTTCTCGGAGAAGATCGGAGCCGAGGTCTACCTGAAGCGCGAGGATCTGAATCACACCGGCGCGCACAAGATCAACAACACCGTCGGGCAGGCGCTGCTCGCGATGCGCATGGGAAAGCGGCGGATCATCGCCGAAACCGGCGCCGGCCAGCATGGCGTCGCCACCGCTACGGTCTGCGCGCGTTTCGGGCTCGATTGCACGGTTTACATGGGCGAGGAGGACATGAGGCGTCAGGCCCTCAATGTCTATCGCATGCAGCTGATGGGCGCGCGTGTCGTTCCCGTCACGTCGGGAACGCGGACGCTCAAGGACGCGACCAGCGAGGCGATCCGGGACTGGGTGACGAACGTCAACGACAGCTATTACATCATCGGCTCTGTCGTCGGCCCTGCTCCGTATCCGCGCATGGTCCGCGAGTTCCAGGCGGTGATCGGCCGGGAGGCGCGCGAGCAGATGCTCGCGACGGCCGGACGCCTGCCGAATACTGTCGTGGCCTGCGTCGGTGGCGGTTCGAACGCCATGGGGATCTTCCATCCGTTCGAAAGCGATGTCGCGGTCGAACTGGTGGGAGTCGAAGCCGCGGGACATGGTCTCGAGACTGGTGAGCATTCCGCGTCTCTGCTGAGAGGCCGGCCCGGTGTTCTGCATGGCACTCTCAGCTATCTCCTTCAGGACGAAGGCGGCCAGGTGCACCCGGCTCACTCCATTTCGGCGGGTCTCGATTATCCGGGAGTGGGGCCGGAGCACGCGTTCCTCAAGGATTCCGGCCGCGCGACGTATGTAGCCGTCACCGACGAGGACGCACTCCGCGGGTTCGCCATGCTCAGCCGCCTCGAGGGAATAATCCCCGCGCTCGAGACGTCGCACGCTGTCGCGTGGGTTGCCGATAACGCGTCCCGCTGGAGCCGCGATGACGCGGTTCTCATCTGCGTCAGCGGTCGCGGAGACAAGGACATGGCGCAAGTCGCCGAGCTGGGGTTCCTGGACAAGTGACGGGATCGCCTGCTCTGGAGAACGATCTCGAGCTGCCGGAGCCGCCATTTCCGCCGGCGCTCGTCGGCGATCTGTTGCGCGCGTTCAGCAGGGCGGTGCGCGCGCATCAGCTGTATCTGCCCAATAACCCGATGCATGCGCGCGCCCTCGACGCCATGAAGGACGCGTTCCTGACTGTGTGGCGTGAGACCGATTCGGTGAGTCTTCAGATC contains these protein-coding regions:
- the lexA gene encoding transcriptional repressor LexA produces the protein MSVTKRQREILTYLTEYSGENGYAPSFEEIAARFNYSSLATVHEHLSNLERKGYIKREYNESRAIEVLPSDIYPRALQLPLMGSVAAGMPIEAIQSQEMISVPDDFVRRGGNHYVLRVRGNSMIDEQIRDGDFVIVNERQSADNGEMVIALIDGTSATVKKLYREKDGRIRLQPANEAMAPIYVHENDISIQGIVVGVLRRC
- a CDS encoding indole-3-glycerol-phosphate synthase, yielding MPNSKIIRTTPEAQGDSAWKPPAGTLGELVRLAWQRVARLESGAGAIDSEATVHLARPSLRHALTGAHVGVIAEIKRSSPSRGAINPGLDSARQARAYSDGGAVAISVLTEPSAFGGSDEDLGIVRSAVGVPLLRKDFHVSESQLVEARRLGASAALVIVRAIEPSRLRSLAQAARDVSLELVFEIRDEIELDRALGAGAEIIGVNNRNLETLEIDPHTVKRIVPLIPPECVAIAESGYSTRDQVVEAARAGADAVLVGSSVSASPDPAAAVGALADVPRRPRTR
- a CDS encoding phosphoribosylanthranilate isomerase; translation: MTKIKFCGITRPVDAEVAASLGASHAGVIFAESPRRVTPLRAREIFASAGQLKRVGVFGHANAGEALRAARDAELDVMQLHGSFGPDDLARMRDDFEGELWPVVAIDESHGALPPGWDELVDVADAILLDTRVRGASGGTGRTFDWMAIAPKIRDAGLLVPTVLAGGLTPLNVGAAIAALAPAIVDVSSGVEAAPGIKDAALMRAFADAVRSASIV
- the trpB gene encoding tryptophan synthase subunit beta — its product is MTSMRSNDRFGEYGGRYVPETLIPALDELDAAFDSAMADPSFVRSVDEMLSTYVGRPSPLSSAPRFSEKIGAEVYLKREDLNHTGAHKINNTVGQALLAMRMGKRRIIAETGAGQHGVATATVCARFGLDCTVYMGEEDMRRQALNVYRMQLMGARVVPVTSGTRTLKDATSEAIRDWVTNVNDSYYIIGSVVGPAPYPRMVREFQAVIGREAREQMLATAGRLPNTVVACVGGGSNAMGIFHPFESDVAVELVGVEAAGHGLETGEHSASLLRGRPGVLHGTLSYLLQDEGGQVHPAHSISAGLDYPGVGPEHAFLKDSGRATYVAVTDEDALRGFAMLSRLEGIIPALETSHAVAWVADNASRWSRDDAVLICVSGRGDKDMAQVAELGFLDK